The following are from one region of the Streptomyces tuirus genome:
- a CDS encoding 2'-5' RNA ligase family protein has product MRTVELLLDETADQAVREAWRRLADAGLPSQARHRSPTNSPHITLAVCPELTAPIRWELAEAAATLPLPVRCTGVVRFERPTTVLAWALDLDSALARLHRRVWDAVASDSPPGTLNPLHEPGRWAPHITLGRTRRAGAFADRRIPELLPAPPLSIQLTTLRSYDTSTGSLEVLNARP; this is encoded by the coding sequence GTGCGCACGGTCGAGCTCTTGCTGGACGAGACGGCGGATCAAGCAGTCCGGGAGGCCTGGCGGCGGCTCGCCGACGCGGGGCTGCCCAGCCAGGCGCGTCACCGCTCACCGACCAACAGCCCGCACATCACCCTCGCCGTGTGCCCGGAGTTGACCGCCCCGATCCGGTGGGAGCTCGCCGAGGCGGCCGCCACCCTGCCGCTGCCGGTGCGATGCACCGGCGTGGTCCGCTTCGAGCGGCCCACCACGGTGCTGGCCTGGGCGCTGGACCTGGACTCCGCGCTGGCCCGCCTGCACCGCCGCGTGTGGGACGCGGTGGCCTCGGACAGCCCGCCCGGGACCCTCAACCCCCTCCACGAACCGGGTCGCTGGGCCCCGCACATCACCCTCGGCCGGACCCGGCGAGCCGGCGCTTTCGCCGACCGGCGGATCCCCGAGCTGCTTCCGGCGCCGCCGCTGTCCATCCAACTCACGACCCTGCGCAGCTACGACACCAGCACCGGCAGCCTGGAGGTACTGAACGCCCGCCCCTGA
- the metE gene encoding 5-methyltetrahydropteroyltriglutamate--homocysteine S-methyltransferase: MTTTKAAAATARATVYGYPRQGPERELKKAIEGYWKGRVTADTLEAVAAGLRRTNWRELAAAGIDEVPTGDFSYYDHVLDTTVMVGAVPGRHRAAVEADALDGYFAMARGTQDAAPLEMTKWFDTNYHYLVPELGPDTVFTANSAKPVTELREALALGLTARPVLVGPVTYLLLAKPAPGVPADFEPLTLLDRLLPVYAEVLADLRAAGAAWVQLDEPALVQDRTPAELNAAARVYRGLGALADRPKLLVASYFDRLGDALPMLAKAPVDGLALDFTESASANLDALAAVGGLPGKRLIAGVVNGRNIWVDDLEKSLSTLGTLLGLADRVDVAASCSLLHVPLDSARERDIDPQILRWLSFAKQKTGEIVTLAKGLAQGTDTITGQLAANRADLASRAGSPITHDPEVRARTAAVTAADARRSQSYAERAAAQRAHLRLPLLPTTTIGSFPQTGELRTARADLRAGRIDAAGYEERIKAEISEVISFQERTGLDVLVHGEAERNDMVQYFAEQLTGYLATQHGWVQSYGTRYVRPPILAGDISRPQPMTVRWTSYAQSLTRKPVKGMLTGPVTMLAWSFVRDDQPLGDTARQVALALRDEVGDLEAAGTSVIQVDEPALRETLPLRATDHPAYLAWATEAFRLTTCGVRPDTQIHTHMCYAEFGDIVQAIDALDADVISLEAARSHMQAARELAAHGYPREAGPGVYDIHSPRVPSTEEAAELLRTGLKAIPAERLWVNPDCGLKTRGWPETRSSLESLVHAARTVREELSPS; this comes from the coding sequence GTGACCACCACCAAGGCCGCGGCCGCGACAGCGCGGGCCACCGTGTACGGCTACCCCCGCCAGGGCCCGGAGCGGGAGTTGAAGAAGGCCATCGAGGGCTACTGGAAGGGCCGCGTCACCGCGGACACCCTGGAGGCCGTCGCCGCTGGACTGCGCCGCACCAACTGGCGGGAGCTGGCCGCGGCCGGCATCGACGAAGTGCCCACCGGTGACTTCTCGTACTACGACCACGTCCTCGACACCACCGTCATGGTCGGCGCCGTCCCCGGCCGCCACCGTGCCGCCGTCGAGGCGGACGCCCTGGACGGGTACTTCGCCATGGCCCGCGGCACCCAGGACGCGGCGCCGCTGGAGATGACCAAGTGGTTCGACACCAACTACCACTACCTTGTACCGGAGTTGGGTCCGGACACCGTCTTCACCGCGAACTCCGCCAAGCCCGTCACCGAGCTGCGGGAGGCCCTCGCCCTCGGGCTCACCGCCCGTCCCGTGCTGGTCGGCCCCGTCACCTACCTCCTGCTCGCCAAGCCCGCCCCGGGCGTGCCCGCGGACTTCGAGCCGCTCACCCTCCTCGACCGGCTGCTCCCGGTGTACGCCGAAGTCCTCGCCGACCTGCGCGCGGCAGGCGCCGCGTGGGTGCAACTCGACGAGCCCGCGCTCGTCCAGGACCGCACTCCCGCCGAACTGAACGCCGCAGCGCGCGTCTACCGCGGCCTCGGCGCCCTGGCCGACCGGCCGAAGCTGCTGGTCGCGTCGTACTTCGACCGGCTCGGCGACGCACTTCCGATGCTGGCCAAGGCTCCCGTCGACGGGCTCGCGCTGGACTTCACCGAGTCCGCCTCCGCCAACCTCGACGCCCTGGCGGCCGTCGGCGGGCTGCCCGGCAAGCGGCTGATCGCCGGGGTCGTCAACGGCCGCAACATCTGGGTCGACGACCTGGAGAAGTCACTGTCCACCCTCGGCACCCTGCTCGGGCTGGCCGACCGGGTCGACGTGGCCGCCTCCTGCTCCCTGCTCCATGTGCCGCTGGATTCCGCCCGGGAGCGGGACATCGATCCGCAGATCCTGCGCTGGCTCTCCTTCGCGAAGCAGAAGACGGGCGAGATCGTCACCCTCGCCAAGGGCCTGGCCCAGGGCACCGACACGATCACCGGCCAACTCGCCGCCAACCGCGCCGACCTGGCTTCCCGCGCGGGTTCGCCGATCACCCACGACCCCGAAGTCCGGGCTCGCACCGCCGCCGTCACCGCCGCGGACGCCCGCCGCTCACAGTCCTACGCCGAACGGGCCGCCGCCCAGCGGGCCCACCTGCGTCTCCCCCTGCTGCCGACCACGACCATCGGCTCCTTCCCGCAGACCGGCGAGCTCCGCACCGCGCGGGCCGATCTGCGCGCGGGCCGCATCGACGCGGCCGGCTACGAGGAGCGCATCAAGGCCGAGATCAGCGAGGTCATCTCCTTCCAGGAGAGGACCGGCCTGGATGTCCTCGTGCACGGCGAGGCCGAACGCAACGACATGGTCCAGTACTTCGCCGAGCAACTGACCGGCTACCTGGCCACCCAGCACGGCTGGGTCCAGTCCTACGGCACCCGCTACGTCCGCCCGCCGATCCTCGCCGGCGACATCTCCCGCCCGCAGCCGATGACGGTGCGCTGGACGTCGTACGCCCAGTCGCTCACGCGGAAGCCGGTCAAGGGCATGCTCACCGGCCCGGTCACCATGCTCGCCTGGTCCTTCGTCCGCGACGACCAGCCCCTCGGCGACACCGCCCGCCAGGTCGCCCTCGCCCTGCGCGACGAGGTGGGCGACCTGGAGGCGGCCGGAACGTCCGTCATCCAGGTCGACGAGCCGGCCCTGCGCGAGACGCTGCCGCTGCGCGCCACCGACCACCCCGCCTACCTGGCGTGGGCCACCGAGGCGTTCCGGCTCACCACCTGCGGGGTGCGGCCGGACACCCAGATCCACACCCACATGTGCTACGCCGAGTTCGGTGACATCGTCCAGGCCATCGACGCCCTCGACGCCGATGTCATCAGCCTGGAGGCGGCCCGCTCGCACATGCAGGCCGCCCGCGAACTCGCCGCCCACGGCTACCCACGCGAGGCCGGGCCCGGGGTGTACGACATCCACTCCCCCCGCGTCCCGAGCACCGAGGAGGCCGCCGAACTGCTCCGCACCGGTCTGAAGGCCATTCCCGCCGAGCGCCTCTGGGTCAACCCCGACTGCGGTCTGAAGACCCGCGGCTGGCCGGAGACCCGCTCCTCGCTGGAGAGCCTGGTCCACGCCGCCCGTACGGTCCGCGAGGAACTCTCACCGTCTTGA
- a CDS encoding extracellular catalytic domain type 1 short-chain-length polyhydroxyalkanoate depolymerase, with the protein MGQSHRAFRFDRALVRRARRWATAAGALVLTGGLLAAAPQASAAGLTQVTGFGTNPGNLSMYTYAPDALPAGAPLVVALHGCTQSADDYYAHSGWPKFADAYGFALVLPQTSSANNANSCFNWFEPGDSGRGQGEALSIKQMVDRAVALYGGDTRRVYVTGLSAGGAMTANLLAAYPDVFAGGAIGSGLPARCASSVSAAYTCMYSPPDKSPAQWGDLVRSAAPGGTDSWPRVAIWQGTADTTVQPANATELRDQWTNVWGTGQTPSRTESLGGGTTLSVYDDASGRSAVEVYTVSGMGHGLAVDPGSGAEQCGSASTYYLDTICSSHHIAGFWGLDGDEDTGSLPAPTGLTVTGATDTTVSLSWQAVAGAASYAVYRGGTRVGRTASASYTDTGLATGTTYSYTAAAVDTAGAAGSASPAVSATTTGFPPTCHTADNYAHTAAGRAYESGGYTYAKGSGQAMGLWNTFISHTLKQTAPGHYVIDDAGCPGR; encoded by the coding sequence ATGGGACAGTCGCATCGTGCGTTCCGCTTCGACCGGGCCCTCGTCCGACGCGCACGCCGATGGGCGACCGCCGCCGGGGCTCTGGTCCTGACCGGCGGGCTGCTCGCCGCCGCACCCCAGGCATCCGCCGCCGGCCTGACCCAGGTCACCGGTTTCGGCACCAACCCCGGCAACCTGTCGATGTACACCTACGCGCCGGACGCACTGCCCGCCGGCGCCCCCTTGGTCGTCGCCCTGCACGGCTGCACGCAGAGCGCGGACGACTACTACGCCCACTCCGGCTGGCCCAAGTTCGCCGACGCCTACGGTTTCGCGCTGGTCCTGCCCCAGACGAGCAGCGCCAACAACGCCAACTCCTGTTTCAACTGGTTCGAGCCGGGCGACAGCGGACGCGGCCAGGGCGAGGCTCTGTCGATCAAGCAGATGGTGGACAGGGCCGTCGCGCTCTACGGCGGCGACACCCGGCGCGTGTACGTCACGGGCCTGTCCGCGGGCGGCGCCATGACGGCGAACCTGCTGGCCGCCTACCCCGACGTCTTCGCGGGCGGGGCCATCGGCTCCGGACTGCCCGCCCGCTGCGCGAGCAGCGTGTCAGCGGCGTACACCTGCATGTACAGCCCGCCCGACAAGAGCCCCGCGCAGTGGGGGGACTTGGTGCGTTCCGCCGCTCCGGGCGGCACGGACTCCTGGCCGCGCGTGGCGATCTGGCAGGGCACCGCCGACACCACCGTGCAGCCCGCCAATGCCACCGAGCTGCGCGACCAGTGGACGAACGTGTGGGGCACCGGCCAGACGCCCTCCCGTACGGAGAGCCTCGGCGGGGGCACCACGCTGAGCGTGTACGACGACGCCTCCGGCCGCTCCGCCGTCGAGGTCTACACCGTCTCCGGCATGGGGCACGGGCTGGCCGTCGACCCGGGCAGCGGCGCCGAACAGTGCGGCAGCGCCAGCACCTACTACCTGGACACCATCTGCTCCAGCCACCACATCGCCGGCTTCTGGGGGCTCGACGGCGACGAGGACACCGGCTCCCTGCCCGCGCCCACCGGCCTGACGGTCACGGGTGCCACCGACACCACGGTCTCCTTGAGCTGGCAGGCCGTCGCGGGCGCGGCCTCGTACGCCGTCTATCGCGGCGGCACGCGGGTGGGCCGTACGGCGTCGGCTTCCTACACGGACACCGGCCTGGCCACCGGCACGACCTACAGTTACACGGCGGCCGCCGTGGACACCGCCGGTGCGGCGGGCAGCGCCTCCCCCGCCGTGTCGGCCACGACCACCGGCTTCCCTCCCACCTGTCACACGGCCGACAACTACGCGCACACGGCGGCCGGGCGTGCCTATGAGAGCGGCGGTTACACCTACGCCAAGGGTTCGGGTCAGGCCATGGGACTGTGGAACACCTTCATCAGCCACACCCTCAAGCAGACGGCGCCCGGTCACTACGTCATCGACGACGCGGGGTGCCCGGGCCGGTGA
- a CDS encoding ATP-binding protein translates to MNSEGDGDGRTTLEEHLIRVGFALGGDDGCIADARQRALAFLRQAGEDYGLTVPARAQHLIQLVVSELVTNAHKYAPGPVLVELGLTGRAVEVVVWDSDPTVPTARTADPGRIGGHGLEIVKAVTDALVVHQETVGKRVAARIVLPGVSKTPSG, encoded by the coding sequence GTGAATTCCGAGGGCGACGGTGACGGGCGTACAACGCTGGAGGAGCATCTGATACGGGTTGGATTCGCCCTGGGGGGCGACGACGGTTGCATCGCGGACGCACGCCAACGCGCCCTCGCCTTCCTCAGACAGGCCGGTGAAGACTATGGCCTGACGGTGCCCGCCCGCGCGCAGCACCTCATCCAGTTGGTGGTCAGCGAACTGGTCACCAACGCCCACAAGTACGCTCCTGGACCAGTCCTGGTGGAACTGGGCCTGACCGGGCGGGCCGTGGAGGTCGTCGTGTGGGACAGCGATCCCACGGTCCCCACAGCCCGGACGGCCGACCCCGGCCGGATCGGCGGCCACGGCCTGGAGATCGTCAAAGCGGTGACCGACGCCCTTGTCGTCCATCAGGAGACGGTCGGCAAACGCGTCGCGGCCCGCATCGTTCTGCCTGGCGTGTCCAAGACACCGAGCGGGTGA
- the cas6e gene encoding type I-E CRISPR-associated protein Cas6/Cse3/CasE: MYLSRFRLNTARAGARRLLSSPQAMHAAVMSSFPHLLPTDAPAPDTPRVLWRLDQQARAEVVLYIVSPDQPDLTHLVEQAGWPAAATVDPQNPGWQTKPYTPFLDSLAAGGRWSFRLTANPVHTIRRKDSEPRKITAHLTPTHQMGWLLDDDRQQRAGFRILEKPQSRRLLPHGTTHHGRPHHGDRYELSVGDTRSLSFDKSRAPGGRRQGKPVTLVTVTFDGRLEITDPEAMCRTLTQGIGRAKAYGCGLLTLAPLAQPTRQTA, translated from the coding sequence ATGTACCTCTCCCGTTTCCGCCTGAACACGGCACGGGCCGGTGCCCGGCGTCTCCTCTCCTCCCCGCAGGCCATGCATGCGGCAGTGATGTCCTCGTTCCCTCACCTGCTGCCCACCGACGCACCCGCCCCCGACACGCCACGGGTGCTGTGGCGTTTGGACCAACAGGCCCGCGCGGAGGTAGTGCTCTACATCGTCAGCCCGGATCAGCCGGACCTCACGCACCTGGTCGAACAGGCCGGATGGCCCGCCGCAGCGACGGTCGATCCCCAGAACCCCGGCTGGCAGACCAAGCCCTACACGCCCTTCCTCGACAGCCTGGCCGCCGGTGGCCGCTGGTCATTCCGTCTGACGGCGAATCCCGTCCACACCATCCGCCGAAAGGACAGCGAGCCCCGCAAGATCACCGCGCACCTCACGCCCACCCACCAGATGGGCTGGCTCCTGGACGACGACCGACAACAGCGCGCCGGATTCCGCATCCTCGAAAAGCCACAGTCCCGACGCCTCCTGCCACACGGCACCACCCACCATGGCCGACCCCACCACGGCGACCGGTATGAACTGTCGGTCGGCGACACACGCTCGCTCTCCTTCGACAAATCCCGCGCCCCCGGCGGCCGCCGCCAGGGTAAGCCGGTCACGCTCGTCACCGTCACCTTCGACGGACGCCTCGAAATCACCGATCCCGAGGCCATGTGCCGCACGCTGACGCAGGGCATCGGCCGGGCGAAGGCGTACGGCTGCGGCCTCCTCACCCTGGCCCCCCTCGCCCAGCCCACCCGGCAGACAGCATGA
- a CDS encoding S8 family peptidase, translated as MSARAFTRRMQILTATAVAATLTTFGTAHAQILPESAPAEGTVYGLGAKGAVPGSFIVTLDDKVNKTALAKEYGGKLKRAYTAALDGFSAGGLSSAEAKRLAADPAVAKVVQVKKFSINATQDNPPSWGLDRLDQADTAGDSKYTYPDGAGEGVTAYVIDTGVRTTHKDFGGRAASGFDAVDNDNDATDGNGHGTHVAGTIAGTAHGVAKKAKIVAVRVLDDNGSGTTEQVVAGIDWVTKNHQGPSVANMSLGGGADEALDEAVRKAIAAGVTFAVAAGNESSDAGQGSPARVKEAVTVASSTKDDKQSDFSNFGAVVDVYAPGSDITSAWNDSDEGTKTISGTSMATPHVVGAAAVYLAGHKDATPEQVAKALTDGATPDKISNPAQGTANKLLKIVE; from the coding sequence ATGTCAGCTCGCGCATTCACACGCAGAATGCAGATCCTCACCGCCACGGCTGTCGCCGCAACCCTGACGACTTTCGGGACGGCACACGCGCAGATCCTTCCCGAATCCGCTCCCGCCGAGGGCACCGTGTACGGACTCGGCGCCAAGGGAGCCGTACCGGGCAGCTTCATCGTCACGCTGGACGACAAGGTGAACAAGACCGCCCTCGCCAAGGAGTACGGCGGCAAGCTCAAGCGCGCCTACACCGCCGCCCTCGACGGCTTCTCCGCCGGTGGCCTCTCGTCGGCCGAGGCCAAGCGGCTCGCCGCCGACCCGGCGGTCGCCAAGGTGGTGCAGGTCAAGAAGTTCAGCATCAACGCCACCCAGGACAACCCGCCCTCCTGGGGCCTCGACCGCCTGGACCAGGCGGACACCGCCGGCGACAGCAAGTACACCTACCCCGACGGCGCGGGCGAGGGCGTGACCGCGTACGTCATCGACACCGGCGTACGGACCACGCACAAGGACTTCGGGGGACGGGCCGCCTCCGGCTTCGACGCCGTGGACAACGACAACGACGCCACGGACGGCAACGGCCACGGCACCCATGTCGCCGGCACGATCGCGGGCACAGCCCACGGCGTTGCCAAGAAGGCGAAGATCGTCGCCGTCCGGGTGCTCGACGACAACGGCTCCGGAACCACCGAGCAGGTCGTCGCCGGCATCGACTGGGTCACCAAGAACCATCAGGGCCCGTCCGTGGCGAACATGAGCCTGGGCGGCGGCGCCGACGAGGCCCTGGACGAAGCCGTGCGCAAGGCCATCGCGGCCGGCGTCACCTTCGCCGTGGCAGCGGGCAACGAATCCTCCGACGCCGGGCAGGGCTCCCCGGCCCGCGTGAAGGAAGCCGTCACCGTCGCGTCCTCGACCAAGGACGACAAGCAGTCGGACTTCTCCAACTTCGGCGCGGTCGTGGACGTGTACGCCCCCGGCTCCGACATCACCTCCGCGTGGAACGACAGCGACGAAGGCACCAAGACCATATCGGGCACCTCCATGGCCACCCCGCACGTCGTGGGCGCCGCGGCCGTCTACCTGGCGGGCCACAAGGACGCCACGCCGGAACAGGTCGCCAAGGCCCTCACCGACGGCGCCACACCCGACAAGATCTCCAACCCCGCACAGGGCACCGCGAACAAACTGCTGAAGATCGTCGAGTAG
- a CDS encoding ATP-binding protein encodes MDHEEAGDDDLHPLATSAISVSAAFDDDTGIAEARDMAHTFLARVQAVHGLPVSSRAIGMVQLVVSELVTNARKYAPGPCLLTLEIADGAARISVWDSSTTLPTILAPDPSRIGQHGLEIVAAICVGFAIHREPVGKRITADVMLADDPGGALAGRQML; translated from the coding sequence ATGGACCATGAAGAGGCAGGTGACGACGACCTGCACCCGCTGGCCACCAGTGCCATTTCCGTGTCCGCGGCGTTCGACGACGACACGGGCATCGCTGAAGCCCGGGACATGGCCCACACCTTCCTGGCGCGTGTGCAGGCGGTGCACGGCCTTCCGGTCTCCAGCCGGGCCATCGGCATGGTGCAGCTCGTGGTCAGCGAGCTGGTCACCAACGCCCGCAAGTACGCCCCCGGCCCCTGCCTGCTCACTCTCGAGATCGCCGACGGGGCCGCGCGCATCAGCGTCTGGGACAGCAGCACCACCCTGCCCACGATCCTCGCTCCCGACCCCAGCCGGATCGGCCAGCACGGCCTGGAGATCGTGGCCGCCATCTGCGTCGGCTTCGCCATCCACCGTGAGCCGGTCGGCAAGCGCATCACCGCCGACGTCATGCTCGCCGACGACCCGGGTGGGGCCCTGGCCGGTCGTCAGATGCTTTGA
- the cas2e gene encoding type I-E CRISPR-associated endoribonuclease Cas2e, which yields MTVLVLTNCPAGLRGFLTRWLLEISAGVFVGNPSARIRDILWEEVRAYAGQGRALLAHTTNNEQGYTFRTHDHTWHPTDHEGITLIHRPDPNAATPRPTPHGARPPGWSKASKRRRFGGG from the coding sequence GTGACCGTCCTCGTCCTCACCAACTGCCCAGCGGGACTACGAGGCTTCCTCACACGCTGGTTGCTGGAGATCTCCGCAGGCGTGTTCGTGGGCAACCCGTCAGCCCGGATCCGCGACATCCTCTGGGAAGAGGTCCGGGCGTACGCAGGCCAGGGCCGCGCCCTACTGGCCCACACTACGAACAACGAGCAGGGCTACACCTTCCGCACCCACGACCACACTTGGCACCCGACCGACCACGAGGGCATCACCCTGATCCACCGCCCCGACCCGAACGCTGCTACTCCTCGCCCCACTCCCCACGGTGCCCGACCGCCCGGCTGGAGCAAGGCCTCCAAGCGTCGGCGTTTCGGGGGAGGCTGA
- a CDS encoding STAS domain-containing protein, translated as MAHKERTDRRERLHAEHREVEGIRVVTLRGEIDHDVQDVLSEALLVEDGSVPPRIVADLAGVTFMDSSGINVFVATHQQVSSADGWVRIAGAQPSVLRILQLVGVDTLITCHPTTEQALRHDL; from the coding sequence GTGGCCCACAAGGAAAGAACGGACCGGCGCGAGCGCCTCCATGCCGAGCATCGCGAGGTCGAGGGCATCCGCGTCGTGACGCTGCGGGGAGAGATCGACCACGACGTCCAGGACGTGCTCAGCGAGGCCCTGCTCGTAGAGGACGGGTCCGTGCCGCCGCGGATAGTCGCCGACCTCGCCGGTGTCACCTTCATGGACAGCAGCGGCATCAACGTCTTCGTCGCCACCCACCAACAGGTCAGCAGCGCGGACGGATGGGTACGGATCGCCGGCGCCCAGCCGTCCGTCCTTCGCATCCTCCAACTGGTCGGCGTCGACACGCTCATCACCTGCCACCCCACGACCGAACAGGCCCTCCGCCACGATCTCTGA
- a CDS encoding 3-hydroxybutyrate oligomer hydrolase family protein, whose protein sequence is MRFSFRPPTRARRRGGPAGLALAALTCALAPAPAAAAPAVPDAIHCTHLTHVRVPGAEHQRSACLAELTTAGTVASGHTDPADWAGLTPKDLAVPSGVPGLQIDGYFPDTSTTNTNNGWHHDAQFVIRLPDRWNGGLVVAGTPGNREQYANDRAIADWVLSRGYAYAATDKGNTGLAFHRDGKEPGDAIAEWNDRLTQLTRAARATVARHYLRPPSRTLVTGMSNGGYLVRWQLENHPGLYDGGVDWEGTLWRSGGPTLLNFLPEALRHYPVFAAGGEEAGAARRALHTAGFPAASEFLWPYHHKVYWDLTQRIYREELDPGFDGPTEAGTPFCAPGTPACDADYDYAARPRAVHKAMKKIALTGRIGKPLITLHGTLDVLLPITQDSDVYARMVRQAGRGPLHRYYRIEGGTHTDALVDTHPERLRPLTPCHRTAFTALENWLTPGHRPPASHTVPMPGQADAATLLNTCSLKAGSDTAP, encoded by the coding sequence ATGCGCTTCTCATTCCGCCCCCCGACCCGCGCCCGGCGACGCGGCGGTCCGGCGGGCCTGGCCCTGGCGGCCCTCACCTGTGCGCTCGCACCGGCGCCCGCCGCGGCGGCACCGGCCGTCCCGGACGCCATCCACTGCACACACCTCACCCACGTGCGCGTACCGGGCGCAGAGCATCAACGCTCCGCCTGCCTGGCGGAGTTGACCACGGCCGGCACGGTCGCCTCGGGCCACACCGACCCGGCCGACTGGGCGGGCCTGACACCCAAGGACCTTGCCGTACCCAGCGGGGTCCCCGGACTTCAGATCGACGGCTACTTCCCGGACACCTCCACCACCAACACCAACAACGGATGGCATCACGACGCCCAGTTCGTCATCCGTCTGCCCGACCGCTGGAACGGCGGTCTGGTGGTCGCGGGCACCCCCGGCAACCGGGAACAGTACGCCAACGACCGGGCCATCGCCGACTGGGTGCTGTCCCGCGGCTACGCCTACGCCGCCACCGACAAGGGCAACACCGGCCTGGCCTTCCACCGGGACGGCAAGGAGCCGGGCGACGCCATCGCCGAATGGAACGACCGGCTCACCCAGCTGACCCGAGCCGCCCGCGCCACGGTCGCCCGGCACTATCTCCGCCCGCCGTCACGCACCCTCGTGACCGGCATGTCCAACGGCGGATACCTCGTGCGCTGGCAGTTGGAGAACCACCCCGGCCTCTACGACGGGGGAGTCGACTGGGAGGGCACCCTGTGGCGCTCCGGCGGCCCCACACTGCTGAACTTCCTGCCCGAGGCGCTGCGCCACTACCCGGTGTTCGCCGCCGGTGGCGAGGAAGCGGGCGCGGCACGCCGAGCTCTGCACACCGCGGGCTTCCCGGCGGCGTCCGAGTTCCTCTGGCCGTACCACCACAAGGTCTACTGGGACTTGACCCAGCGCATCTACCGCGAGGAACTGGACCCCGGTTTCGACGGCCCGACCGAAGCGGGCACGCCCTTCTGCGCGCCGGGCACCCCGGCCTGTGACGCCGACTACGACTACGCCGCCCGGCCCCGCGCGGTCCACAAGGCCATGAAGAAGATTGCTCTGACCGGCCGGATCGGCAAACCGCTGATCACCCTGCACGGCACCCTGGACGTCCTGCTGCCGATCACCCAGGACTCCGACGTCTACGCCCGCATGGTGCGCCAGGCCGGCCGCGGCCCACTGCACCGCTACTACCGCATCGAGGGCGGCACCCACACGGACGCCCTCGTCGACACCCACCCGGAGCGCCTGCGCCCGCTCACGCCGTGCCACCGCACGGCCTTCACCGCCCTGGAGAACTGGCTCACGCCCGGACACCGCCCGCCCGCCTCCCACACCGTCCCGATGCCCGGACAAGCGGACGCGGCGACACTCCTGAACACCTGCTCCCTCAAGGCCGGCAGCGACACGGCCCCCTGA
- the cas1e gene encoding type I-E CRISPR-associated endonuclease Cas1e, with translation MSTVSRRQGLTPRQLTRTGERLSFVYLERCLVHRDANAITAQDAEGTTHIPSATIGTLLLGPGTRVTHQAMSVLGETGAAVCWVGERGVRYYASGRALSRSSALMEAQARQWANPRSRLAVAREMYRLRFPSEDPAGLTRHELLGREGRRVKECYRAQATRTGVAWRGRRYVPGDFSSGDAVNQAVTAAAQCMYGIAHAVVTSLGCSPALGFVHSGHELSFVLDVADLYKTEIGIPLAFDVAAQDEEDVGPRTRRALRDRINATSLLDRCVDDIKRLLLPEAADPADRDVVTLQSDGGHQVASGINYDGPDDYGDELW, from the coding sequence ATGAGCACGGTCTCGCGGCGCCAGGGACTCACCCCGAGGCAGCTCACCCGCACCGGTGAACGCCTCTCCTTCGTCTACCTGGAACGCTGCCTGGTTCACCGCGATGCCAACGCGATCACGGCCCAGGACGCGGAAGGCACCACGCACATTCCGTCGGCAACCATCGGCACCCTCCTCCTTGGCCCGGGAACCCGCGTCACCCACCAGGCCATGAGCGTGCTGGGCGAGACGGGCGCGGCCGTCTGCTGGGTGGGCGAACGGGGCGTGCGCTACTACGCGTCCGGCCGAGCCCTCAGCCGCTCCTCCGCCCTCATGGAGGCCCAGGCCCGGCAATGGGCCAACCCGCGCAGCAGGCTTGCCGTAGCACGCGAGATGTACCGGCTGCGCTTCCCGAGCGAAGACCCCGCCGGCCTCACCCGCCATGAACTCCTCGGCCGCGAGGGCCGGCGGGTCAAGGAGTGCTACCGGGCGCAGGCAACCCGCACGGGCGTTGCCTGGCGCGGCCGTCGCTACGTCCCCGGTGACTTCAGCAGCGGCGACGCCGTCAACCAGGCCGTCACTGCCGCCGCTCAGTGTATGTACGGCATCGCCCATGCCGTTGTCACCTCGCTGGGCTGCAGCCCCGCCCTCGGCTTCGTCCACTCCGGCCACGAGTTGTCCTTCGTCCTGGACGTCGCCGACCTCTACAAGACCGAGATCGGCATCCCGCTCGCCTTCGATGTGGCCGCGCAGGACGAGGAAGACGTCGGTCCTCGCACCCGCCGTGCACTGCGCGACCGCATCAACGCAACATCCCTGCTGGACAGGTGTGTGGACGACATCAAGCGACTCCTGCTTCCGGAAGCAGCCGACCCAGCGGACCGAGACGTGGTGACGCTTCAGAGCGACGGCGGCCACCAAGTCGCTTCCGGCATCAACTACGACGGACCCGACGACTACGGAGATGAGCTCTGGTGA